The following proteins come from a genomic window of Flavobacteriales bacterium:
- a CDS encoding M1 family peptidase, with amino-acid sequence MKSEFTHLLLLTLLCASTVIGSEYDPLNKPNSYNLKSNPHYWKNKLPFEGYWQQDVHYDIKASINDSSDIITGNETITYWNNSPDNLN; translated from the coding sequence TATTATTAACTCTTCTATGTGCATCTACGGTTATCGGTTCGGAATACGACCCTTTAAACAAACCCAATTCGTACAATCTAAAAAGCAATCCACATTACTGGAAAAACAAGTTACCTTTCGAGGGGTATTGGCAACAAGATGTTCACTACGACATCAAAGCTTCTATTAACGATTCCAGTGATATTATTACTGGAAATGAAACAATCACATATTGGAACAACTCCCCAGATAACTTAAACCA